A window of Chrysoperla carnea chromosome 3, inChrCarn1.1, whole genome shotgun sequence genomic DNA:
TTTGATATGTCGATAGCATAGCATATAATTATTCAAGTCAAAGAACCTCAAACATTGGAAACATTATATTAAgtaaatactataaatataattagaGCAAAAAGCTCCCCTCCTGGGATTTATAAGATAGAAATAACCTTTTCTAATAAAGTGTAATGCAGGCTTGGCTAAGCAGtcattttcttcataaaaattacGTCAATAAAATATCAGGTATATCACTTACCTCTGAACTTAAGTTCATTTTGTGGTTCTATATGAATAATTTGTTCCGGTCTtgccatttttattaaatgatttgaaagtttacaacaatattaaattttatataatgatttttgaGTTCACCAGTCAAAAGTTAATAGCCTTCGGCTCGGGActgttttttgataaattttacgCATGCGCCATTATTCTAATATGGCTACAGAACATAAATCTGACATCATCGATAACtacgtaaatttttataaatctgttTCACATACAGATGACACTACTATTGTATGTCAgagttttttcaatattttggcggtatatttgatataaattctaataaaatgcTTAGCAACAATTTATTGTAACTTCAATCttgttaaaattcaatattttattcttaaatcaaaattcacaatttattttcattaagaatGTATCCCACGTTCGCATCACCAGATAAGCAAATATATAAGTTTTccattgttatttaaaatactaagcaatatttttcaaggtaaCTAAATACATTATGCTAAACCTAATTAGGATTTAGTAATAATGTTCCTCAGATCGTATCTCTTGGTTTTCAAAAGACTATCCcaattttttgtgcatttttctaACGCATTGAGCAAATCCAGTATAAggggaaaattttgatttattaattttatattaacgtTTCTATTTTAAtcagacaaattttttattttctactttatcGTTTCGTTTATCCCTCAGAAAAGCTGTCATTACATCGAGGTTTTTTTATccgaattattatataaattctcGTTTGCagcaattgaaatttatattttttacataagagTATTGCAgtcaataattcattttatttttgggtaGCTTCTACAATACTTTCCAATTAATCATATTCCTTGATAACTCTCGATTTTTCAGATTTGTGGCCACTCATGGATTAATAAAGGGATACCtttcatgatataaaaatattttaaattttaaatatattttatttattaaataaaaaataatttgattgatataAAATCCgtataacatttattaatatattcaacataaaatactttttttggttATTTAGATTCAATTTTAACAATTCCGTTAGTTGATCCAAAATTgtcatgaaaaattattatatttgacgATATTATTGTTTAATGCTATTTTCTTCAGATTGTTTATTTGATGGAGGTATGTTATTTTGATTCCCATTTACAGGTATGCTATTTTGATCTACATTGGCTGCTGGCAACGGTGGAGATTGTTGATTATTCAATCCAGTATTTGAATTTAGCTAcaacataaatttatgtttacaaacatggaataattttgaatatttagcacatttttatattcaaagcattcaaaatcttttatttctctctacttatacaattttattgattaacagTACATATTGGACTAGAACTAGTTACTGGTTAAAATATCAGCGGCACAGTGATAAAATTATGAACCAATTTTGTTAGTTCGAAATTTATTGTTGTcaacttatattatttaaaaaagggtGCTCCTTGTCAAAAAAATctcatttttatcgaatttattttatttataagcaaGTAGTAGTTTTTgtgagaaattatattttatttagagtGATTATTGTCATGAAAATGTGTTTTCTATATAGAACAGAACCTCTCGTTATTGTTGtcaaattaagttatttttatagtgtgcttttAATCAGAAAACTGTCAAAAAAGTACCAATATTAGTTCTTAATTTCACCGCTGGTAGAGTATCTCCAACCATAAGAAgtcattaaaatataagtaaaataaaaatatttaagtttgatTAAATGTTAAACTTACTATCGTGACATCAGATTCGAATGctatgaatgtaaaaaaatatactataacAAAGGAAATACAGAAATATGAACGATCTAAAAATACCTGCTGATTTTGATCATTTACTGGAATATGTGGCACACCATTATTTTGACTAGGTTGCTGTGGTACCACTGGAGGATTTTGATTCTGTGTGTTTACTCCCGATGGTGGAACGTTACCACCTTGAGGTGGTACTTGATTACCATGTGGGGGAATATTATTTCCTGGATTCACTTGATTTGGGTGCTGCTGGTATTGTGGTACCTAATTCGTATAAGtagtttgtaaatatttacttttcacTTTACTTGGTATATATGAACACTTACTTGCTGAGGATGATATTGTTGACCACCTTGCCCTTGATGATATTGGGCCTGTTGTTGTGCTTGATGATATTGAGCCTGTTGGGCTTGAATATTTCCTGGATGTTGTTGACCATACTGTTGAGGATGTTGAGCATATGCTCCTTGTGGTGGCGGTTGATATTGTGGTTGCATGTTAGGATGATATTGTTGATTTGGATGGTGTCCTTGAGGTGGGAACTATGAATAAGAAAACGATTAATTTATACCCACACCAtagatttcattaaaattatctcaattatacttgaaatgaaaatactatacaaaaattatttctaagacTATGTTACCTGATTTGGATGACCTCCTAGACCTGGATGTGGAGGATAACCAGCTGGATTAGGTGGTAGCTGCAtgcgaaaacaaaaaaaaaacgtgcaacaaaataatttaggtgttataatcaataaaagaaCAAGCAATCTTCGATTggatttgttttatgttttcgTGCAACTAATAACTATTTGAaagagcaaaaataatttttgattgacgaaacaaatattttccaagttaatgaaataaaataagaagTAATCGATATTTtaccattatatttttaaaaaatttgcttctattttatgttttttaacgtTTAAGACGAACGCACTAAAccttctataaatattttaattttttcgaccTTGAACGCATaggacataaataaaaataaaaaaccgatTGCATAggaaatttaactaaaaatatatctatgtataatcaaaatcaaatttcgaAAGTTTCTTAGCAGAACTAGAAGTCAAATCTGAAatgttttcacatttttttatccAGACCGAAAAAATGTAATCTTTCGACAACTTATTATCATTTGGGGGTTTATTATTcgaaattcgatttttattattataattacgtCTTTTCATTTCGCAACCAAATTAttcgataaaataaatcaaattattatttatattcataagaTTCCAATATTAAGAGTCCCCATGCAGACAGCAATTTAGAGCTCCGATTGCAAAACCGAGGTTGGGGTTgcatacaaatttctttttaggTCGTACAATAGCTTCCATTGTCTGAATAAAATCTAAAAGATAATTAGATAATGAAATGTTGGAAtactatgaatataaaaactaaattgtaAGTATCTACGTAAATTCTTGTTTGGGATTAATTAAAACTCTTCATATTAAAACACAATACACGTAATTGCtaaattaatttgttgaatacataacaaaaaaaatttcaaattaaatgtgAGAGAATCTTACAATTCCTTGTGCAATTAAACGTTGAACTTCCTCTAAACGTCGCCTTTCAAATTCTTGATACTCTTCTTGAGTGTATACTTTCTGTTGATCCAATCCTTCCCAACCAGGATCTTGATTGAAATCAGGTTTTCTGGTTTGgtctaaaaattcttgaaaactacaatcattcaaatttttgttgattgttagataattttagattatattatggtagataataaaatacttacctAATAAGACCATCACGATTTACATCCGCTTCATTAAAAACATGTTCTCTCATTCTTTCCATTTCTTCAGCTCGTTCTCTCATATCATCTTCAGGTGTACCTGCCTGATAAAGTTTatctaattcttttaaaaacaatgcTTTGACTTCATTTTGATCCCAATGACCATTACCGTCCaaatctaaatataattttgttcatcaACTTTCAGTctaatttcaaaatacaatatacatatgTAGTAGGAGATTCGGCAATATTAACGGATATAAGATAGATCTTTTATACAGACTATTTCTTCATAAAACGAAAGTTTATATTTACGTAATATACGTTTATGAAGAAATGGTCCCTGAGAACAATTATATACCCATTAATATTGCTGCGTCTtagattaatataataatatacataatatatattaccATGTAGCATGAAGAATGTTTTTGGATCGAAATCTTGACTATCCATATGATCCTGTTTTTCCCAAACTTCCTCTAATTGTTGCTTGCTGCCTGGATGATGTAACTGAAACATATTATGCAAATGTTAAAGTTTTGTTCATTTCTtttgagataaaaattaaaacatatcttcaacaaatgaaaacacgaaaagtaaaagaaaagtcttttttatcaaaacgcTTAATAGTCGCATTGGGTGAAACTTGGCTTAGAAAGACGAACTCTACATGTTGACTTATATTTGcccagggccggattaacaagtaggcagaataggcagttgcctggggcccccgATTTTAGGGAGCCcccgaaaaaacgaaaaagacttctataattttcttacaaacataaaattctagagagtggaagaaaaatataatcagaactgaaaataaattttactcaaataaataaaactcaattgacCACATTCAAAAGGCGACGACCGACGAACTAGACAAGGTTCCTAAAAAGGACATTTCCGACTCATTTGACAAATTGTATGAGCCTGCAAAGAAGTGTATGTCAACTACACAATGGGAAGCACATTCGAATGCGACGAATGCAGTTTACGATTCATTTGATATCATATTAGAGGCTCTAGAAATCATTGCTGATGATGAATCACAAAATACTGACAAAATCGATATTGATGatataattgatgaatttgccgaaaacaaatgtagaaaagggcatgtttaaaatgtagatagtaattttattgatattattacattgtgacaataaaatttttatgaaagatataagtttgtattttttaattgaaaaaagaagggaacggaCGTGAAAAACGGCCCCCCAAATTGATGGTTGTCTACGGCCCCTTTGAAGGTTAATCCAGCCCTGTATTTGCCCCAAATTTTAATATGACTACAACattatcatgttttttttatgtttgatccCTTTAAACAGaacagaataaattttttattgctaggctaagttattaaaaaactcaagcactaatataataatcaaattattgctgtaagaaatatgtttaaaaaaaattaggctaAATACTTGTTGATCACTCTAAACATTACCATTAACTAAAACAAATAATCTAAAGATAATTACCGGTgcatgttttttatgtttttcgacTTGTTCTTGTATTTGTTTTTCCATTTCTTTCCTTTTTTCCTCATCTAATGCTTTaagtttttcttgtttttcgaattctttttgcatttcataatttttaaattcttctctTCGTTTTTTATCAGCTTCAGCTAAatcctaaaattattaaatccaaTTTATAGTTGATTAAATATTGTTGACTATTAATTGGGATGAAAATGGAAGATTTAGTgttatttttttaggtttttttcaGTCAAGGTTGGACTCTTTTGATTTtagttacatatatttttgttatacttaCTTGTGACGTTTTtgctattaattttttcaaatcttctATTTCAAATGTGTGAGGATTTTGGTGGTCTAAATGTTCTACATCAGAATCATCGATTGAATTTCCTCCATGGCTTGCGCCTCGAGAATGATTTTCATTAACTATTccattttctatattatttttcaatgaagCTAAATGACGAAGACGTTCGATCTCCGCTCttttaatttcatctaattGATTTCTTACATGGTGTGACACGAATTCTAATTCATGGGCAATTTTCCCATTCTAAACAACACgtcaattgtaaataaaaatattaaatgaaaactaataCAGAACGAATAAAATTCGATTTATCAACTCACCCTTATATCAGCCTCATCAGCTTTTTCTAATTTCTTTCTAAATTCTGGATCACTTTCTAATGCATTTACGACTTCTTTTAAATATCTATGATATTCCATATAATCTTCCtaaaagcaattttaaaaattttataaaaactataaaatggcCAAATATACAAAACTTACCAAATCATCTTTGTCTGTTGGAATTTCATTTTCactgttttcattattttcatcaccctttttttgttctttaactGGAGGACAAATTATTTGtccaaaaattaaacatatcaCAAAAACTTCCagtaaaatcttcatttttaggacttttcacaataaatattactttgttaataaatagttatacgttgaattttataaattcttgtaCTTTTGATGACGTAGATTTGGgggaaaattgcaattttatactttacattattattttggaaaatttgataCCCTTAAAATCTGACGTGTTACAATATGTTTTGCTTGTATGTAATGTACCtatataagatttatttattttattgcatcCGATTGTATTCCGAGATAAATTATTGTGCTTGTGTTCTTTTATTAATGACAGCATACTGACCATAACAATGACGTCATTGTTTACAACACTGAATACGTAGAAATGAAATGTCAAACGGTACTGATCAGTATACtggtatgttatttaatttcaaaaacattaatgCCATCTATCGACaatcaataaaaagtaaaagtatatattttttataaactagttTGAAACTAGGGTGCTATGTTGGGGGGGGGGGAATATCCGaatgtattttttcattaaactatttaaacttttccagtaacagacaaatattttctaaaaaaatgctTGATATCGATTCGAAAAACAGCTCTTGATACGAAATTTTAGCCGATTTTACTGAATTGCTCTTcatacgatatctcagaaactatgtaataaatcatcaatataagctgatttttgtattttttgaattaaaacggttttattttaattaaaacggagcttttaatccaaattggaaacaaaatttttttttcttatttttctctCGTCAGGGATacctttaaatcaaaaataatttttgtggttttttgcgtttgttttttttttccatattttgctAGCAAGGGCATTCCCCCTTGAGCCCGTGGCCTTCAGCctttaagtaaagaaaaaatcatttaatgtaAAGAAGGAAAGGCGTAGTTATAGGGATGAAAAGTTGAAGTTTTACGATTTccgcatctttctagcatgtctaGAAGTgctttagaataaaattttgattccttggaaacataaaataacaaacattgaaattttttaatggaattacAATGGAGTGTATACTACGCAAGTTTCTAAAAACTACTGATGCGTATTGATGTTGTGAACGACAGGTTGTTTATAGAGTATCTCTTAGCTGGAAAACCCGTATCACCTGACTAAGACTTATTCACTTATTACCGGAATTGAAAAGATATTAGGAATCAAtggttaaatataataaaatttaataatggaaAGCTAATAAtggaataaagttaaaatataaacttcttatagaatttttattcttaatataaaaatacaatttaatgtttctataaattttttaagttttttatactaacaattgatttaaaatttggaaagacaacataaaacttttattttcgatttcattaaaaaattatattacaacaaaaacatgttaaatatttaatgttacaGGAGAATTAGCTGCGGCTAATGAATTggcatattttttcaataatggtTTTACTTCATCTTCTAAAAATTCTGTAACTTGTTCTGATGCACGACCAATGAATGTTTCTGGTTTTAATAAATCTGTTAACTCATCCAGTATAGGTTTAAAATatggatcatttttaattcgttCAATTAGATCGTTATCTAATCCGTGTTCTTTAACTTGAGCAGCTGCTTGATGAGACAGTACACGAATTCGTTCATGACATATTTGGCGATCACCACCTTTTTTAACCATTGcaacaattatattttctgtGGACATGAATGGCAATTCTTGTAAAATATGACGATGAATTACTTTTGGATATACAACAATTCCTTGggatatatttaataatgttaataaagcTGCTTCTGCACTGAGAAAACTTTCCGCCAATGACAATCTCCTATTTGCACTGTCATCCAAAGTACGTTCTAACCATTGCACGGAATGCGTGGCGGTTGCATCACCGATTAATGTCATTAAATGTCTAGCCAATGCACAGCATCGTTCTGATCGCATTGGGTTACGTTTATATGGCATTGCAGAGCTGCCAATTTGTGTGGCTTCGAATGGTTCTTCCAATTCTTTTCGTGATGCTAATAACCTTAAATcggtacaaattttatgtatggTTGATCCTAAACCACTAAGAGCAGCTAAAACATTTACATCAacctgtaaaaaatttaaatttagaattctTGAAAAAGTTTGAACTG
This region includes:
- the LOC123294491 gene encoding nucleobindin-2 isoform X2; amino-acid sequence: MKILLEVFVICLIFGQIICPPVKEQKKGDENNENSENEIPTDKDDLEDYMEYHRYLKEVVNALESDPEFRKKLEKADEADIRNGKIAHELEFVSHHVRNQLDEIKRAEIERLRHLASLKNNIENGIVNENHSRGASHGGNSIDDSDVEHLDHQNPHTFEIEDLKKLIAKTSQDLAEADKKRREEFKNYEMQKEFEKQEKLKALDEEKRKEMEKQIQEQVEKHKKHAPLHHPGSKQQLEEVWEKQDHMDSQDFDPKTFFMLHDLDGNGHWDQNEVKALFLKELDKLYQAGTPEDDMRERAEEMERMREHVFNEADVNRDGLISFQEFLDQTRKPDFNQDPGWEGLDQQKVYTQEEYQEFERRRLEEVQRLIAQGIFPPQGHHPNQQYHPNMQPQYQPPPQGAYAQHPQQYGQQHPGNIQAQQAQYHQAQQQAQYHQGQGGQQYHPQQVPQYQQHPNQVNPGNNIPPHGNQVPPQGGNVPPSGVNTQNQNPPVVPQQPSQNNGVPHIPVNDQNQQLNSNTGLNNQQSPPLPAANVDQNSIPVNGNQNNIPPSNKQSEENSIKQ
- the LOC123294491 gene encoding nucleobindin-2 isoform X1, whose translation is MKILLEVFVICLIFGQIICPPVKEQKKGDENNENSENEIPTDKDDLEDYMEYHRYLKEVVNALESDPEFRKKLEKADEADIRNGKIAHELEFVSHHVRNQLDEIKRAEIERLRHLASLKNNIENGIVNENHSRGASHGGNSIDDSDVEHLDHQNPHTFEIEDLKKLIAKTSQDLAEADKKRREEFKNYEMQKEFEKQEKLKALDEEKRKEMEKQIQEQVEKHKKHAPLHHPGSKQQLEEVWEKQDHMDSQDFDPKTFFMLHDLDGNGHWDQNEVKALFLKELDKLYQAGTPEDDMRERAEEMERMREHVFNEADVNRDGLISFQEFLDQTRKPDFNQDPGWEGLDQQKVYTQEEYQEFERRRLEEVQRLIAQGILPPNPAGYPPHPGLGGHPNQFPPQGHHPNQQYHPNMQPQYQPPPQGAYAQHPQQYGQQHPGNIQAQQAQYHQAQQQAQYHQGQGGQQYHPQQVPQYQQHPNQVNPGNNIPPHGNQVPPQGGNVPPSGVNTQNQNPPVVPQQPSQNNGVPHIPVNDQNQQLNSNTGLNNQQSPPLPAANVDQNSIPVNGNQNNIPPSNKQSEENSIKQ
- the LOC123296640 gene encoding adenylosuccinate lyase, with amino-acid sequence MSISNDYCNYRSPLSTRYASKEMQYNFSDQKKFSTWRKLWIILATAEKELGLDITDEQINELKQHVDDINFDAAAAEEKLTRHDVMAHVHVLANLCPKAAPIIHLGATSCFVTDNTDLIIIKDGLDLLLPRLVGVISKLSEFAEKYKDLPTLGFTHLQPAQLTTVGKRATLWIFDLLLDEVALSRAKDDLRFRGVKGTTGTQASFLQLLEGDSTKVRKLDKRVAELAGFNKTYPVTGQTYSRKVDVNVLAALSGLGSTIHKICTDLRLLASRKELEEPFEATQIGSSAMPYKRNPMRSERCCALARHLMTLIGDATATHSVQWLERTLDDSANRRLSLAESFLSAEAALLTLLNISQGIVVYPKVIHRHILQELPFMSTENIIVAMVKKGGDRQICHERIRVLSHQAAAQVKEHGLDNDLIERIKNDPYFKPILDELTDLLKPETFIGRASEQVTEFLEDEVKPLLKKYANSLAAANSPVTLNI